In Methylocystis echinoides, one genomic interval encodes:
- a CDS encoding 50S ribosomal protein L25/general stress protein Ctc: MAEMKTLAATVRSGTGKGAARSVRREGRIPAVLYGGGEAPTPISLDKKATTQLIFAGHFLTTIFELDIDGKKERAIPRDYQLDVVRDFPLHVDFLRLKPGSRLKVNVPVHFINQEQSPGLKRGGSLNIVFHTIEMTVPADAIPEAVTADLAGMDFNDSLHISAIPLPEGCKPTNPDKNFTVASLAPPAGGGEEAAPAAAAAPEKKK; the protein is encoded by the coding sequence ATGGCCGAGATGAAGACGCTCGCGGCCACGGTGCGCAGCGGGACCGGCAAGGGGGCCGCCCGCAGCGTTCGCCGTGAGGGCCGCATTCCAGCAGTATTGTATGGCGGCGGCGAAGCGCCCACGCCGATTTCGCTCGACAAGAAAGCCACAACCCAGCTGATCTTCGCGGGCCACTTCCTCACGACGATTTTCGAGCTCGACATCGACGGCAAGAAGGAGCGCGCGATTCCGCGCGACTACCAGCTCGACGTCGTGCGCGACTTCCCGCTCCACGTCGACTTCCTGCGCCTGAAGCCCGGCTCGCGCCTCAAGGTGAACGTGCCGGTCCACTTCATCAATCAGGAACAGTCTCCCGGCCTGAAGCGCGGCGGCTCGCTCAACATCGTCTTCCACACGATCGAAATGACGGTGCCGGCCGACGCCATTCCGGAGGCGGTCACCGCCGACCTCGCGGGCATGGACTTCAACGATTCGCTGCATATCTCGGCGATCCCGCTGCCCGAGGGCTGCAAGCCCACCAATCCGGATAAGAACTTCACCGTGGCGAGCCTCGCCCCGCCGGCTGGCGGCGGCGAAGAGGCGGCGCCCGCGGCGGCGGCCGCTCCGGAAAAGAAGAAGTAA
- a CDS encoding ribbon-helix-helix domain-containing protein, producing the protein MSDLPGSGRVVKHSIVIAGHRTSVSLEDAFWLALKEIATDEGVSLAALVARVDASRGEANLSSALRVFVLARAMAARPAPSVTRVR; encoded by the coding sequence GTGAGCGACCTCCCCGGTTCGGGCCGAGTCGTCAAACATTCCATCGTCATTGCCGGGCATCGCACCAGCGTCTCGCTCGAGGACGCGTTCTGGCTTGCGCTGAAAGAGATCGCGACCGACGAGGGCGTCTCCCTCGCCGCCCTCGTCGCCCGGGTCGACGCGTCGCGGGGCGAGGCGAATCTCTCATCGGCGCTGCGGGTTTTCGTGCTGGCGCGCGCGATGGCGGCGCGGCCGGCTCCGTCGGTCACAAGGGTTCGATGA
- a CDS encoding UvrD-helicase domain-containing protein, translated as MSDLEDYTPRDGGLAARAAAAAQRPRYLDGLNPEQRAAVETLDGPVLVLAGAGTGKTRALTTRIAHILALGKARAYEILAVTFTNKAAREMRERVEMLVGEGAQAMQWLGTFHAISAKIMRRHAELVGLKPNFTILDTDDQIRLLKQVLQAENIDDKRWPARALAMRIDGWKNRGLLPNQVPAGDAESFANGKGAALYALYQERLKILNAVDFGDLLLESLRLFRENPDVLADYQKRFKYILVDEYQDTNTAQYLWLRLISQGRRNVCCVGDDDQSVYGWRGAEVENILRFEQDFPGAKIVRLERNYRSTGHILAAASHLIGHNEGRLGKTLFTDGEDGEKPTLTGVWDSEEEARVIGEDIEQLQRRDHSLEEIAILVRASFQMREFEERFVEIGLPYRIIGGPRFYERAEIRDALAYLRCVAQPADDLAFERIVNTPKRGLGDATLQLLHEYGRRERVPLMQAARALVETEELKAKPRGALKSLIADFDRWRSLIDAKPQNELAEMVLDESGYTEMWRQDKTPEAAGRLENLKELVRAMEQFPDLAGFLEHVSLVMEAEEGKSQERVSIMTLHAAKGLEFETVYLPGWEEGLFPHQRSLDEQGRAGLEEERRLAYVGLTRAKRRAKIFFASNRRIRGLWQPTVPSRFVDNLPPTHVEVVEAPSGSQYGGYAVSRFANLDVYGSDYSTPGWKRAQAARTEPAREKPARAKQPVTIDGEIIARSSTASRYGAGSRVFHLKFGPGTVAAVDGNKCTVDFDKAGRKMVLESFLQAG; from the coding sequence TTGTCCGATCTGGAAGATTACACGCCGCGCGACGGGGGTCTCGCCGCCCGGGCCGCAGCGGCGGCGCAGCGGCCGCGCTATCTCGACGGATTGAACCCCGAGCAGCGCGCGGCGGTCGAGACGCTCGACGGACCGGTGCTGGTTCTCGCCGGCGCCGGCACCGGCAAGACGCGCGCGCTCACCACGCGCATCGCCCATATCCTCGCGCTCGGCAAGGCGCGCGCCTATGAGATCCTCGCCGTCACCTTCACCAACAAGGCCGCGCGCGAAATGCGCGAGCGCGTCGAAATGCTCGTCGGCGAGGGCGCGCAGGCGATGCAATGGCTCGGCACCTTTCACGCGATCAGCGCCAAGATCATGCGCCGCCACGCCGAGCTCGTCGGGCTCAAGCCCAATTTCACCATCCTCGACACGGACGACCAGATCCGCCTCTTGAAGCAGGTGCTGCAGGCGGAAAACATCGACGACAAGCGCTGGCCGGCGCGCGCGCTCGCCATGCGCATCGACGGCTGGAAGAACCGCGGCCTTCTGCCGAACCAGGTGCCGGCCGGCGACGCCGAGAGTTTCGCCAATGGCAAGGGCGCGGCGCTTTACGCGCTCTATCAGGAACGCTTGAAAATTCTCAACGCCGTCGACTTCGGCGACCTGCTGCTCGAGTCGCTCAGGCTCTTTCGCGAAAACCCCGACGTGCTCGCCGACTATCAGAAGCGCTTCAAATATATCCTCGTCGACGAATATCAGGACACCAACACCGCGCAATATCTGTGGCTGCGGCTGATCTCGCAGGGGCGCCGCAACGTCTGCTGCGTGGGCGACGACGATCAGAGCGTCTATGGCTGGCGCGGCGCCGAAGTCGAAAACATCCTGCGTTTCGAACAGGACTTTCCCGGCGCCAAGATCGTGCGGCTCGAACGCAATTACCGCTCCACGGGCCATATTCTCGCCGCCGCCTCGCATCTCATCGGACATAATGAGGGCCGCCTCGGCAAGACGCTGTTTACCGACGGCGAGGACGGCGAAAAGCCGACGCTCACCGGGGTCTGGGACAGCGAGGAGGAAGCGCGCGTCATCGGCGAAGACATCGAGCAATTGCAACGTCGCGACCATTCGCTCGAAGAGATCGCCATTCTCGTGCGCGCCTCCTTTCAGATGCGGGAATTCGAAGAGCGTTTCGTCGAGATCGGCCTGCCCTATCGCATCATCGGGGGCCCGCGCTTCTATGAGCGGGCGGAAATCCGCGACGCGCTCGCCTATCTGCGCTGCGTCGCGCAGCCTGCCGACGATCTCGCCTTCGAGCGCATCGTCAATACGCCCAAGCGCGGCCTGGGCGACGCGACGCTGCAATTGCTGCATGAATATGGCCGCCGCGAGCGCGTCCCTCTCATGCAGGCGGCGCGCGCGCTCGTCGAGACGGAGGAGCTGAAGGCGAAGCCGCGCGGCGCCCTGAAAAGCCTTATCGCCGACTTTGACCGCTGGCGCAGCCTCATCGACGCGAAGCCGCAAAATGAGCTCGCCGAAATGGTGCTCGATGAGTCCGGCTATACGGAGATGTGGCGGCAGGACAAGACGCCGGAGGCCGCCGGCCGGCTCGAGAACCTCAAGGAACTCGTGCGCGCGATGGAGCAGTTTCCCGACCTTGCGGGCTTCCTCGAGCATGTGTCGCTCGTGATGGAGGCGGAGGAAGGCAAGAGCCAGGAGCGCGTCTCGATCATGACGCTGCACGCCGCTAAGGGGCTCGAATTCGAGACGGTCTATCTGCCCGGCTGGGAGGAAGGTCTCTTTCCGCATCAGCGCTCGCTCGACGAGCAGGGCCGCGCGGGCCTCGAAGAGGAGCGGCGCCTCGCTTATGTCGGGCTCACGCGCGCGAAACGCCGCGCCAAAATCTTCTTCGCCAGCAACCGCCGCATTCGCGGCCTGTGGCAGCCGACCGTGCCGTCGCGCTTCGTCGACAATCTGCCGCCGACCCATGTCGAGGTGGTCGAAGCGCCGAGCGGTTCGCAATATGGCGGCTACGCCGTCTCGCGCTTCGCCAATCTCGACGTCTATGGCTCCGACTATTCGACGCCCGGCTGGAAACGCGCTCAGGCCGCCCGCACCGAGCCCGCCCGTGAGAAACCCGCGCGGGCCAAGCAGCCCGTGACGATCGACGGCGAAATTATCGCGCGCTCCTCGACGGCGTCACGCTATGGCGCGGGCTCGCGCGTGTTCCACCTGAAATTCGGCCCCGGCACGGTGGCGGCCGTCGACGGCAACAAATGCACCGTGGATTTCGACAAGGCCGGGCGGAAGATGGTGCTGGAGAGCTTTTTGCAGGCGGGGTGA
- a CDS encoding type II toxin-antitoxin system HicB family antitoxin: MTYYVAIVEEEEGKAVGVWFPDLPGCVSAGDTVDEAMTNAAEALALWIDVAEESGRPIPAPRTLTELKRVPEVAEDLVRYMVALIPFRPLRHAA; the protein is encoded by the coding sequence ATGACCTACTACGTCGCCATCGTCGAAGAAGAAGAAGGAAAGGCTGTCGGCGTCTGGTTTCCCGATCTTCCGGGCTGCGTCTCGGCAGGCGACACTGTAGATGAGGCCATGACCAACGCCGCTGAGGCGCTGGCGCTATGGATCGATGTTGCTGAAGAAAGCGGCCGGCCTATCCCGGCGCCGCGAACCCTCACGGAGCTTAAGCGCGTTCCGGAGGTCGCGGAGGACCTTGTCCGCTACATGGTGGCTCTGATTCCCTTCCGACCCTTACGTCACGCCGCCTGA
- a CDS encoding ATP-binding cassette domain-containing protein — MAPPPLLALQGVTLTLGGKPLLDGADLSVAPGARICLVGRNGSGKSTLLKIAAGEIEADAGVRFLQPGASLRYLLQEPDFSGFATVAAYVEAGLGPLDDPHVAKTLLAELGLTGDEDPSTLSGGEGRRAALARVLAPEPDILLLDEPTNHLDLPTILWLEERLDALRSAMVIISHDRRFLQDLTRETVWIDRGRARHLSRGFAEFEAWRDRELEEEEKQAHKLERKIVNEEHWLRHGVSGRRKRNMKRLAGLQALRVERRNRVMPTGDVKLEASEAQLSGKLVIEAVKLRKSYGERAIVENFTTRVLRGDRLGVVGANGAGKTTLINLLTGTLAPDAGKLKLGAGLEMATLDQSRASLKPETTLQDALTGGGSDMVEINGERRHVVGYMKDFLFKPEQARTPIGKLSGGERGRLMLARALAKPSNLLVLDEPTNDLDLETLDLLEEMLADYPGTLIVVSHDRDFLDRVATSVLVSEGDGRWLEYAGGYSDMVAQRGRGVEARGGGPREAPKEKAPREKPAERQPVKAKLSFKEQHALATLPAKMEELRAKRAKLQALLDDPELYAKDPARFAKASEMFSGVEADLSAAEEEWLELEIKREDIEG, encoded by the coding sequence ATGGCCCCGCCTCCCCTTCTCGCCCTGCAGGGCGTCACGCTCACCCTCGGCGGCAAGCCGCTTTTGGACGGAGCCGATCTCTCCGTCGCCCCCGGCGCGCGCATCTGCCTTGTCGGGCGCAACGGCTCCGGCAAGTCGACCCTCTTGAAGATCGCCGCCGGCGAGATCGAGGCCGACGCGGGCGTGCGGTTCCTTCAGCCCGGCGCCTCCTTGCGCTACCTGCTGCAGGAGCCGGATTTCTCGGGCTTTGCGACGGTCGCCGCCTATGTCGAGGCGGGGCTCGGTCCGCTCGACGACCCGCATGTCGCCAAGACCCTGCTCGCCGAACTGGGGCTGACCGGGGACGAGGACCCCTCGACGCTTTCGGGCGGCGAGGGGCGGCGCGCGGCGCTGGCGCGCGTGCTGGCGCCGGAGCCCGATATTCTGCTGCTCGACGAGCCGACGAACCATCTCGATCTTCCCACGATCCTCTGGCTCGAAGAGCGTCTCGACGCGCTGCGCTCGGCGATGGTGATCATCAGCCATGACCGCCGCTTTCTTCAGGATCTGACGCGCGAGACGGTGTGGATCGACCGCGGCCGCGCGCGGCATCTCTCGCGCGGCTTTGCGGAATTCGAGGCCTGGCGCGACCGCGAACTCGAGGAGGAGGAGAAGCAGGCTCATAAGCTCGAGCGCAAGATCGTCAATGAAGAGCACTGGCTGCGCCATGGCGTCTCCGGCCGGCGCAAACGCAATATGAAGCGGCTCGCCGGGCTGCAGGCGCTGCGCGTCGAGCGGCGCAACCGCGTCATGCCGACGGGCGACGTCAAGCTCGAAGCCAGCGAAGCGCAGCTTTCCGGCAAGCTGGTCATCGAGGCGGTCAAATTACGCAAGAGCTATGGCGAGCGCGCAATTGTGGAGAACTTCACCACCCGCGTCCTGCGCGGCGACCGGCTGGGCGTCGTCGGCGCGAATGGCGCGGGCAAGACGACGCTCATCAATCTCCTGACCGGAACCCTGGCGCCCGATGCCGGCAAGCTCAAACTCGGCGCCGGACTGGAAATGGCGACGCTCGATCAAAGCCGCGCCAGCCTCAAGCCGGAGACGACATTGCAGGACGCGCTCACCGGCGGCGGCTCCGATATGGTCGAGATCAATGGCGAGCGGCGCCATGTCGTCGGCTATATGAAGGACTTTCTGTTCAAGCCGGAGCAGGCGCGCACGCCGATCGGCAAGCTTTCGGGCGGCGAGCGCGGCCGTCTCATGCTCGCCCGCGCCCTGGCCAAGCCCTCCAATCTTCTCGTCCTCGACGAGCCGACGAACGACCTCGACCTCGAAACGCTCGACCTCCTCGAAGAAATGCTCGCCGATTACCCCGGCACGCTGATCGTCGTGTCGCACGACCGCGATTTTCTCGACCGGGTCGCGACGAGCGTGCTGGTGAGCGAGGGCGACGGCCGCTGGCTCGAATATGCCGGCGGCTACAGCGACATGGTCGCGCAGCGCGGGCGCGGCGTCGAGGCGCGCGGCGGCGGCCCACGCGAGGCCCCGAAAGAGAAAGCGCCAAGGGAAAAGCCCGCCGAGCGGCAGCCGGTCAAGGCGAAACTCTCCTTCAAGGAGCAGCATGCGCTGGCGACGCTGCCGGCAAAGATGGAAGAGCTGCGCGCCAAGCGCGCCAAGCTGCAGGCCCTTCTCGACGACCCGGAGCTCTACGCCAAGGACCCCGCCAGATTCGCCAAGGCGAGCGAAATGTTTTCCGGGGTCGAAGCGGATCTTTCCGCCGCCGAAGAAGAGTGGCTGGAGCTCGAGATCAAGCGCGAGGACATCGAAGGCTGA
- a CDS encoding beta-ketoacyl-[acyl-carrier-protein] synthase family protein, with the protein MTTESARRRVVVTGMGAVSAAGVGAAPLWAAAKGGVSCIRPLKLARPYPGRIKIAAQVPDFDPAAYLEPELLPYCDPFTQFSIVAADEALAQAGFGRKEVGGPRTAVVIGTGIGGATTIDDTSYGEYAEGKRPDTLSVPRLIPSAAPTTLGMRYGAKGPTFALASACSSATQAIGEAFEMLRAGRADRAIAGGAEACVTNGSMRAWEALRVLTPDLCRPFSARRNGMTLGEGAAVFILETLDAALARGATPLCELSGYGTTSDAFDPLRADVEGPARCMRLALESAGLAPAAVDYLNAHGTATYANDITESEAMRAVFGDRPPPVSSTKPIHGHALGASGGLELTVTINALREQIAPPTINFVEPDPKCRVDPIPNEARKMPIRVALSNSFAFGGVNATLVVQAI; encoded by the coding sequence ATGACGACAGAATCCGCTCGCCGCAGGGTTGTCGTCACCGGCATGGGCGCGGTCTCCGCCGCCGGCGTCGGCGCGGCCCCCCTCTGGGCGGCGGCGAAGGGCGGCGTCTCCTGCATCCGGCCGCTGAAGCTCGCCCGCCCCTATCCGGGGCGCATCAAGATCGCCGCGCAAGTCCCCGATTTCGATCCGGCGGCCTATCTCGAGCCCGAGCTTCTCCCTTACTGCGATCCCTTCACCCAGTTCTCGATCGTCGCCGCCGACGAGGCGTTGGCGCAGGCCGGCTTCGGGCGCAAAGAGGTCGGCGGGCCGCGCACGGCGGTCGTCATCGGCACCGGAATCGGCGGCGCGACGACGATCGACGACACCTCGTACGGCGAATATGCGGAGGGAAAGCGCCCCGACACGCTGTCCGTTCCCCGCCTCATCCCGAGCGCCGCGCCGACGACGCTCGGCATGCGCTACGGCGCCAAGGGGCCGACTTTCGCTCTCGCCTCGGCCTGCTCCTCCGCCACGCAGGCCATCGGCGAAGCCTTCGAGATGCTGCGCGCCGGCCGCGCCGACCGCGCCATCGCCGGCGGCGCCGAGGCCTGCGTCACCAATGGCTCGATGCGCGCCTGGGAGGCCCTGCGCGTGCTGACGCCCGACCTCTGCCGCCCCTTCTCCGCGCGACGCAACGGCATGACGCTCGGAGAGGGCGCGGCGGTCTTCATTCTGGAGACGCTGGACGCCGCTTTGGCGCGCGGCGCAACGCCGCTCTGCGAACTCTCCGGCTACGGCACGACGAGCGACGCCTTCGATCCGCTACGCGCCGACGTCGAAGGTCCGGCGCGCTGCATGCGTCTGGCGCTGGAGAGCGCCGGACTGGCGCCCGCGGCCGTCGATTATCTCAACGCCCATGGGACGGCGACCTACGCCAACGACATCACCGAATCCGAGGCGATGCGCGCGGTCTTCGGCGACAGGCCGCCGCCCGTCTCCTCGACCAAGCCGATTCATGGCCATGCGCTCGGCGCGAGCGGCGGCCTCGAGCTGACGGTGACGATCAACGCGTTGCGCGAGCAGATCGCGCCGCCGACGATCAACTTCGTCGAGCCCGATCCCAAATGCCGGGTGGACCCGATCCCCAATGAGGCTCGGAAAATGCCGATCCGGGTGGCGCTCTCCAACTCCTTCGCCTTCGGCGGCGTCAACGCGACG
- a CDS encoding DUF4169 family protein: protein MGEIVNLRRARKDRARREKDAQGQENRIAFGRSKAERALSSAQTRLETRRLDAHRRETGEEPA from the coding sequence ATGGGCGAGATCGTCAATCTGCGTCGCGCCCGCAAGGACCGCGCCCGGCGCGAGAAAGACGCGCAGGGGCAGGAGAATCGCATCGCCTTCGGACGCAGCAAGGCGGAGCGTGCGCTGAGCTCTGCGCAAACGCGGCTGGAGACGCGGAGGCTCGACGCGCATAGGCGCGAGACCGGAGAAGAGCCGGCGTGA
- the pth gene encoding aminoacyl-tRNA hydrolase, protein MQLFVGLGNPGRQYAKNRHNIGFMALEAIARRHGFAQARSRFQGLVSEGNIAGEKVLLLEPQTYMNESGRSVGEAARFHKIPVADIVVFHDELDLAPAKCRIKAGGGVAGHNGLRSITAHVGNDYKRVRLGIGHPGDKALVHGYVLNDFAKSEEPWVEALCEALADNAALLVKGDDAGLQNKLHLAMEAKGFGAVKRVGEK, encoded by the coding sequence ATGCAGCTCTTCGTCGGCCTCGGCAATCCCGGGCGGCAATACGCCAAAAACCGTCACAACATTGGCTTCATGGCGCTGGAGGCGATCGCCCGCCGGCACGGCTTTGCGCAGGCGCGGTCGCGGTTTCAGGGCCTCGTCAGCGAGGGCAATATCGCCGGCGAGAAAGTCCTGCTGCTCGAGCCGCAGACTTATATGAACGAGAGCGGCCGCTCCGTCGGCGAAGCGGCGCGATTCCACAAGATTCCGGTCGCAGATATTGTCGTCTTTCACGACGAGCTCGACCTCGCGCCCGCCAAATGCCGGATCAAGGCCGGCGGCGGCGTCGCCGGCCACAATGGCCTGCGCTCCATCACCGCCCATGTCGGCAACGACTATAAGCGCGTGCGCCTCGGGATCGGACACCCTGGCGACAAGGCGCTCGTGCATGGCTATGTGCTGAACGACTTCGCCAAGAGCGAAGAGCCCTGGGTCGAGGCGCTTTGCGAGGCCCTTGCCGACAACGCCGCGCTTCTCGTGAAGGGTGACGACGCCGGGCTGCAGAACAAGCTGCATCTCGCCATGGAGGCGAAGGGCTTCGGCGCGGTGAAGCGGGTCGGGGAAAAGTAA
- a CDS encoding class I SAM-dependent methyltransferase — translation MSFTPEEIAAGQAIYTPGMLNLYDLRVLWISNRWIWKCPTPRLLAHYDRHVTANHLDVGVGSGYYLDNCRFPAADPRVALMDLNPHSLAFAAKRIARYKPETHVRNVLEPIPFEGAPFDSVGVNYLLHCLPGDMAAKACAFDFLAPLMNPGAVIFGSTLLQGGVERSAAARWLMAYYNSDGVFSNTRDDLATLRRELGKRFTDVKVVVVGCAALFSGRR, via the coding sequence ATGTCCTTCACGCCTGAGGAGATCGCGGCCGGGCAGGCGATCTACACGCCGGGGATGCTGAACCTTTACGATCTGCGCGTGCTGTGGATTTCGAACCGCTGGATCTGGAAATGCCCGACGCCGCGTCTGCTCGCCCATTACGACCGGCATGTCACGGCCAATCACCTCGATGTCGGCGTCGGCAGCGGCTATTACCTCGACAATTGCCGTTTTCCCGCGGCCGATCCGCGCGTCGCGCTCATGGATTTGAACCCCCATTCGCTCGCCTTCGCGGCGAAGCGCATCGCGCGCTACAAGCCTGAAACCCATGTCCGCAATGTGTTGGAGCCGATCCCCTTCGAGGGCGCGCCCTTCGACTCGGTCGGCGTCAATTATCTGCTGCATTGCCTGCCGGGCGACATGGCGGCCAAGGCCTGCGCCTTCGATTTCCTCGCGCCTTTGATGAACCCCGGCGCCGTGATTTTCGGCTCCACGCTCTTGCAGGGCGGCGTCGAGCGCAGCGCGGCGGCGCGCTGGCTCATGGCCTATTACAATTCGGACGGGGTCTTCTCCAATACGCGCGACGATCTGGCTACGCTGCGGCGCGAACTCGGCAAACGCTTTACGGATGTAAAGGTCGTCGTCGTCGGCTGCGCGGCTTTGTTTTCGGGGCGGCGCTGA
- a CDS encoding type II toxin-antitoxin system HicA family toxin, with the protein MFTNSRDIKRRLEKEGWVLTRVTGSHHVFRNPKTGAIIPLPHPKKDLGSGLVWTIYKAAGWPKD; encoded by the coding sequence ATGTTCACGAACAGCCGAGATATCAAACGCCGCCTCGAAAAAGAAGGCTGGGTTCTCACCCGCGTGACCGGCTCGCACCATGTCTTCCGCAATCCGAAGACCGGCGCCATAATCCCCTTGCCTCATCCGAAGAAAGACCTTGGTTCCGGTCTGGTCTGGACAATCTACAAAGCGGCAGGGTGGCCGAAGGATTGA
- a CDS encoding ClpXP protease specificity-enhancing factor SspB — protein MATDLIRYDLLVQDAMRGVVRKVLGDVAENGYLPGDHHFTISFRTDAPGVQISRRLAEQWPQELTIILQHQYSNLAVEDDGFGVTLSFRSIPEHLYIPYAAITGFYDPSVEFGLRFETADLEEVEDEDEEETAPPRPSLVSARAGDEKAEAKPTPAKAEKPAPEKPRTPQKAEPPVGESDGEGDAKVVSIDAFRKKT, from the coding sequence ATGGCGACCGATCTTATTCGTTACGACCTTCTCGTTCAGGACGCTATGCGCGGCGTGGTGCGCAAGGTTTTGGGAGACGTCGCGGAGAACGGCTATCTCCCCGGCGACCATCACTTCACCATCAGCTTTCGCACCGACGCCCCGGGCGTGCAGATTTCCCGCCGCCTCGCCGAGCAATGGCCGCAGGAGCTGACCATCATCCTGCAGCACCAATACTCCAACCTCGCCGTCGAAGACGACGGCTTCGGCGTCACGCTATCGTTCCGCTCGATCCCCGAGCATCTCTATATCCCTTACGCGGCCATCACCGGCTTCTACGACCCCTCGGTCGAGTTCGGACTGCGCTTCGAGACAGCCGACCTCGAGGAGGTGGAGGACGAAGATGAAGAGGAAACCGCGCCGCCGCGCCCGAGCCTGGTGAGCGCGCGGGCCGGGGACGAGAAGGCGGAAGCCAAACCAACGCCCGCCAAGGCAGAGAAACCTGCGCCCGAGAAGCCCAGGACGCCGCAGAAGGCCGAGCCGCCAGTTGGGGAATCCGACGGAGAGGGCGACGCAAAAGTCGTCTCCATCGACGCTTTTCGCAAAAAGACCTGA
- a CDS encoding L,D-transpeptidase family protein — protein sequence MEALSFLARFGLSGVALAAALGCAQAAPYRPELFAPPAAVALIALEKAPTVAPLDFDALSLPADETSPVVALTAARLRVTPAAPDELDLALSLLPDNQRELALALSDWTAAPDVARDAARRALRAKLARAYAARQFAPFWMDETGWREAADPAITRLRAASEDGLELRGVSIPSAQNAASVAEELALSEAVALYAYQARGGRLEPGQLSRLIGAKPTLPDPAAAVAEVAAAGARAGETLQSFNPPHYGYQQLREKLVELRTHRAGLPELDDRLAAAEAGLSDALPPAKAKRHRPQTPASTSQLEAEIIANMERWRWLPRDMGEERIEVNIPDFELAVIRNGEVTHRTRVIVGKEQTPTPIFSDEMVEIIVNPSWYVPQSIIQKEWHGGVGAGYEVSYRNGQMVVRQPPGEKNALGRVKFVFPNDYAVYMHDTPSRGLFAQTHRAFSHGCMRVDQPFALAEAVLGPKSGWSEERVKRLVGASERYINLAKPLPVHIEYFTAYVDEAGRLVQRPDLYGYSARVRKALGFAG from the coding sequence ATGGAGGCTCTTTCGTTTCTCGCCCGGTTCGGCCTTTCCGGCGTCGCGCTCGCGGCGGCGCTCGGCTGCGCTCAGGCTGCGCCTTACCGTCCCGAACTTTTCGCGCCGCCCGCCGCCGTTGCGCTCATTGCGCTCGAGAAGGCGCCGACCGTCGCGCCGCTCGACTTCGACGCCCTGTCGCTTCCCGCCGACGAGACGTCGCCTGTTGTCGCTCTTACCGCCGCTCGGCTGCGCGTGACGCCCGCGGCGCCGGACGAACTGGACCTCGCCCTGAGCCTTCTGCCCGACAATCAGCGGGAACTCGCGCTGGCGCTGTCAGACTGGACCGCCGCGCCCGACGTCGCCCGAGACGCCGCGCGCCGCGCCTTGCGCGCCAAGCTCGCACGCGCCTATGCGGCGCGCCAATTCGCGCCCTTCTGGATGGACGAAACGGGCTGGCGCGAGGCCGCCGACCCCGCCATCACGCGCCTGCGCGCGGCGAGCGAGGATGGGCTCGAGCTGCGCGGCGTCTCGATCCCCTCCGCGCAGAACGCCGCCAGCGTCGCCGAGGAATTGGCGCTCTCCGAAGCGGTCGCCCTCTACGCCTATCAGGCGCGCGGCGGCCGGCTCGAGCCCGGCCAACTCTCCCGCCTGATCGGCGCGAAGCCGACGCTGCCAGATCCCGCCGCGGCGGTTGCAGAGGTCGCCGCCGCCGGCGCGCGCGCGGGCGAAACCTTGCAGAGCTTCAATCCGCCCCACTACGGCTATCAGCAACTGCGCGAGAAACTCGTGGAGCTGCGCACGCATCGCGCCGGCCTGCCGGAACTCGACGACCGCCTCGCCGCCGCCGAGGCCGGCCTGTCCGACGCCCTGCCGCCCGCCAAGGCGAAGCGCCATCGCCCGCAGACGCCCGCGTCGACGTCGCAACTCGAGGCCGAGATCATCGCCAATATGGAGCGCTGGCGCTGGCTGCCGCGCGACATGGGCGAAGAGCGCATCGAGGTGAACATCCCCGATTTCGAACTCGCGGTCATTCGCAACGGCGAAGTGACGCATCGCACCCGCGTCATCGTCGGCAAGGAGCAGACGCCGACGCCGATCTTCTCCGACGAGATGGTCGAGATCATCGTCAATCCGTCCTGGTATGTCCCGCAGTCCATCATCCAGAAGGAATGGCATGGCGGCGTCGGCGCGGGCTACGAGGTCTCTTACCGCAACGGCCAGATGGTCGTGCGCCAGCCGCCGGGCGAGAAGAACGCGCTCGGCCGGGTGAAATTCGTCTTCCCCAACGACTATGCGGTCTACATGCACGACACGCCGTCGCGCGGACTCTTCGCCCAGACGCATCGCGCCTTCAGCCACGGCTGCATGCGCGTCGATCAGCCTTTCGCGCTGGCCGAAGCCGTGCTTGGCCCCAAGAGCGGCTGGTCGGAAGAGCGGGTGAAGCGGCTCGTCGGCGCAAGCGAGCGCTACATCAATCTCGCGAAGCCGCTGCCGGTGCACATCGAATATTTCACGGCTTACGTCGACGAGGCGGGCCGGCTGGTGCAGCGGCCGGACCTCTACGGCTATTCGGCGCGGGTGCGGAAGGCGCTGGGGTTCGCCGGTTAA